Part of the Aestuariirhabdus haliotis genome is shown below.
ATTTTCTGGGTATCTTCGGCGCGCTCCGCCCAATTGCCTGAATTCACCGAACTGGTCAAGAAAGCGTCTCCGGCGGTGGTCAATATCAGTACGGTTCAGGGAGCGGAAGGTAGCAAGCCAATTTTGGGGCCAAATGGTCAGCCCTTACCCGATATTTTTCAGGAGTTTTTTGGGCGTCCCCACCCACGTATTGACGAAGGGCAGCGTCGCCCTCAGTCACTGGGATCTGGATTTATTATCTCTGACGACGGCTATATCTTGACCAATAACCATGTTGTGGACGGTGCTTCACAGGTGATTGTGCGTCTGAGTGATCGCAGGGAGCTTGAGGCGACTTTGGTCGGTGCGGACGAACGCTCTGATTTGGCCTTATTGAAGATTGACGCCGAGGATCTACCGGTTGTTAAAATTGGCCGATCTGCCGATCTTCAGCCTGGCCAGTGGGTAGTCGCGATTGGGTCACCATTCGGGTTCGACTATTCGGTCACTGCGGGTATTGTGAGTGCCCTCGGCCGTAGTTTGCCCAGCGAGAATTACGTGCCTTTTATCCAGACCGATGTGGCTATCAATCCAGGTAATTCGGGGGGGCCGTTGTTTAATTTGGATGGAGAGGTGATTGGTATTAATTCCCAGATCTTTACCCGTTCTGGTGGTTTTATGGGACTTTCCTTTGCCATTCCCATGGATGTTGCAATGCGAGTCTCTGACCAGCTTAAAGAGCAAGGCTATGTCTCCCGGGGCTGGTTGGGTGTGGTTATTCAGGATGTTAATAAGGATTTGGCTGAATCGTTTGGTCTCAAAAAAGCGGCCGGTGCACTGGTCGCACAAGTGATGCCGGATGGGCCGGGTGACCGTTCAGGTCTGCGTGACGGTGATGTGATTCTTAGTTTTGCCGGTAACCCGATTAACCTTTCTTCCGATCTTCCTCATGCTGTCGGGGCCACGCCTCCGGGAGATAAGGTGAAGGTTGAGCTGGTTCGTGGCGGAAAATCGTTGACTCTGGATGTAACCGTTGGCGAACTGCCCACTGATCCTCGCCAGGCCTTGTCTTCTGGCAAGCCTGCCAAACAGGCTAATCGCCTGGGGGTTAAGGTAGTGGAGCTCACCAGTAAGCAAAAAGGTGATCTGGAAATAAACACAGGCGTGGTGATCAGTGAGGTTCTGGGCGGCCCAGCACGATCCATTGGTCTTCGTCCGGGTGATGTGATCACCGATGTCGATAATCAGCCTGTTGACTCACCCAAGCAGTTCAGCAAGTTAATAGCGGATCTGCCCTCTGAGCGGTCAATTTCAATGCGTTTAATCAGGCGTGGTCGTCCTGGTTATATCACTTTCAAACTGCCTGAGTAGCTTTCTCCAGGGGATAGGTTAACAGCCCATCCCCCTTGCCGTTCAGCCGGATCCATGAATAGCGGAGGCAAGGTAAATAGGGTACACTTGCGCCCTGATTTTGCGGGGCTCGTTTGGGCCTCAAGTACATGCCTTGATCATTCGGTGGTACCTAAGCAAAGCTCTCGAGATATCTGAGAGCCGGGTGACCGGCACGGCTTTGTCGTTACCCTAACGAGCTACTTTACCCTGTTTCTAGTGATATATTGTGACTGACCTTTCCCATATACGTAATTTCTCCATCATCGCCCACATTGACCACGGTAAGTCGACCATTGCGGATCGATTTATACAGCTCTGTGGCGGGCTGACCGACCGCGAAATGGCCAACCAGGTGCTCGACTCTATGGATCTTGAGCGAGAGCGTGGTATTACCATTAAGGCCCAGAGCGTTACCCTCGACTATAAGGCGCGAGACGGTAAAACCTACCAGCTAAACTTTATCGACACCCCGGGTCATGTGGATTTTTCCTATGAGGTGTCACGCTCGCTGGCGGCTTGTGAAGGGGCGTTGTTAGTGGTTGATGCGGCGCAGGGCGTTGAGGCGCAATCGGTTGCTAACTGTTACACCGCTATCGAGCAGGGACTGGAAGTCGTACCCGTTTTGAACAAGATGGACCTGCCCCAGGCCGAGCCCGAGCGGGTGGCCAGTGAGATCGAGGAGATCATTGGTCTCGATGCCACCGATGCGGTACGTTGCAGTGCCAAGAGCGGTATGGGCGTGGAAGATGTACTGGAGCATCTGGTTCAGGAAATTCCTGCCCCGGAAGGGGATGTGGACGCACCCCTGCAAGCTCTGATTATCGATTCCTGGTTTGATAATTACCTGGGTATTGTCTCACTGGTTCGTGTGACTCAGGGCACCCTGCGCAAGGGTGAAAAAATGTTGGTGAAATCCACCGGCAATTCTCATGTTGTTGATGGTGTTGGTACTTTTACCCCCAAGCGTAATGAAACCGGTGTGTTACGAGCTGGAGAAGTAGGCTACGTGGTGGCGGGTATCAAGGATATCCATGGCGCGCCTGTAGGCGATACCCTGACTCACCTCAAAACCGCAGACGTTGGTATGCTGCCCGGATTTAAGAAAGTAAAACCCCAGGTTTACGCAGGACTGTTTCCGGTCAGTTCCGATGACTATGAATCGTTCCGAGAGGCTTTAGCCAAGTTGACCCTCAACGATGCCTCGCTGTTCTATGAGCCAGAAAGTTCCGATGCGTTGGGTTTTGGTTTCCGCTGTGGTTTCCTTGGCATGCTTCATATGGAAATTATCCAGGAGCGGCTGGAACGTGAGTATGATCTCGACCTGATCACCACAGCTCCGACGGTTATCTTTGAAGTGGCTATGAAGGATGGCTCGGTTGTGATGGTGGATAACCCTTCAAAACTGCCCGATCCGGCTGGTATAGAAGAGATGCGTGAGCCGATTGTGACCGCTAATATTCTGGTGCCTAAGGAGCATTTGGGTAACGTCATCACCCTGTGTATCGAAAAGCGTGGTACGCAAAAAGATATGCAATTTACCGGCGGCCAAGTATCGTTAACTTACGAATTGCCGATGAATGAAGTAGTGCTGGACTTTTTTGATCGGCTTAAGTCGGTGAGTCGCGGTTTTGCGTCTCTCGATTACAGCTTCGATCGATTCCAGGCGGCTCGTCTGGTGCGACTGGATGTTTTGATTAATAGTGAGAAAGTCGATGCCCTGGCGTTGATCGTGCACAAAGATAATGCCCACGGCAAAGGGCGTGTGCTCACTGAAAAAATGAAAGAGTTGATACCACGACAGATGTTTGATGTGGCCATTCAGGCGGCTATTGGTGGTCAAATTGTAGCCCGTCAAACTGTGAAGGCACTGCGCAAAAATGTAACCGCAAAATGCTATGGTGGTGATGTCAGCCGTAAACGCAAGCTGCTAGAAAAACAAAAAGCGGGTAAAAAACGCATGAAGCAGGTAGGGCGAGTGGAGATACCACAGGAAGCCTTCCTCGCCGTACTAAAGGTGGATAATTAACATATGGATATCAATTTCCCGCTGCTGTTGGTGGTGCTGGTAGCGATGACCGGATTGGTCACTTTGCTTGATAAGGTGAAATTGGCACCTGCTCGCCGGACCCGAGCCCTGGAGCAGTGCGAGCAAAATGGCCAGGCGGAGATGGCCAATGACGTTGTGCTGGAGGAGTTGGCTAAGGAGCCGGGCTGGATTGAAACTTGTCGCTCGGTTTTTCCTGTGTTGCTGGCTGTTCTGGTATTGCGCTCTTTTCTGTATGAGCCTTTTCAAATTCCTTCGGGGTCGATGAAACCGACCCTGGCGATTGGTGATTTTATTCTGGTTAATAAGTTTAACTACGGCATTCGTCTTCCGGTTTTGGACACTAAAATTATCAGCATTGGTGAGCCGGAACGGGGGGATGTGATGGTATTTCGCGAGCCTAAAAATCCGAGTGTAAACTTCATTAAGCGAGTGATTGGATTACCCGGGGATCGTATCCGTTATCTGGATAAAAGTGTGCTCCTCAACGGCTTCCCCCTGGATAAGCAATTCGTTGCGCGATTCTCACAAAATGGGCTCCCTTATACCGTCATGGAAGAGACTCATGGTGAGCACCAATACAGTGTTCGTGAGGATGTAACGCCTCCAGATCCGCGTACTCAGCGAGAGTG
Proteins encoded:
- the lepA gene encoding translation elongation factor 4, giving the protein MTDLSHIRNFSIIAHIDHGKSTIADRFIQLCGGLTDREMANQVLDSMDLERERGITIKAQSVTLDYKARDGKTYQLNFIDTPGHVDFSYEVSRSLAACEGALLVVDAAQGVEAQSVANCYTAIEQGLEVVPVLNKMDLPQAEPERVASEIEEIIGLDATDAVRCSAKSGMGVEDVLEHLVQEIPAPEGDVDAPLQALIIDSWFDNYLGIVSLVRVTQGTLRKGEKMLVKSTGNSHVVDGVGTFTPKRNETGVLRAGEVGYVVAGIKDIHGAPVGDTLTHLKTADVGMLPGFKKVKPQVYAGLFPVSSDDYESFREALAKLTLNDASLFYEPESSDALGFGFRCGFLGMLHMEIIQERLEREYDLDLITTAPTVIFEVAMKDGSVVMVDNPSKLPDPAGIEEMREPIVTANILVPKEHLGNVITLCIEKRGTQKDMQFTGGQVSLTYELPMNEVVLDFFDRLKSVSRGFASLDYSFDRFQAARLVRLDVLINSEKVDALALIVHKDNAHGKGRVLTEKMKELIPRQMFDVAIQAAIGGQIVARQTVKALRKNVTAKCYGGDVSRKRKLLEKQKAGKKRMKQVGRVEIPQEAFLAVLKVDN
- a CDS encoding DegQ family serine endoprotease, producing the protein MNNYRSPIWALALLAFSIFWVSSARSAQLPEFTELVKKASPAVVNISTVQGAEGSKPILGPNGQPLPDIFQEFFGRPHPRIDEGQRRPQSLGSGFIISDDGYILTNNHVVDGASQVIVRLSDRRELEATLVGADERSDLALLKIDAEDLPVVKIGRSADLQPGQWVVAIGSPFGFDYSVTAGIVSALGRSLPSENYVPFIQTDVAINPGNSGGPLFNLDGEVIGINSQIFTRSGGFMGLSFAIPMDVAMRVSDQLKEQGYVSRGWLGVVIQDVNKDLAESFGLKKAAGALVAQVMPDGPGDRSGLRDGDVILSFAGNPINLSSDLPHAVGATPPGDKVKVELVRGGKSLTLDVTVGELPTDPRQALSSGKPAKQANRLGVKVVELTSKQKGDLEINTGVVISEVLGGPARSIGLRPGDVITDVDNQPVDSPKQFSKLIADLPSERSISMRLIRRGRPGYITFKLPE
- the lepB gene encoding signal peptidase I — translated: MNFPLLLVVLVAMTGLVTLLDKVKLAPARRTRALEQCEQNGQAEMANDVVLEELAKEPGWIETCRSVFPVLLAVLVLRSFLYEPFQIPSGSMKPTLAIGDFILVNKFNYGIRLPVLDTKIISIGEPERGDVMVFREPKNPSVNFIKRVIGLPGDRIRYLDKSVLLNGFPLDKQFVARFSQNGLPYTVMEETHGEHQYSVREDVTPPDPRTQREWVVPEGHYFVMGDNRDHSNDSRYWGFVPEQNIVGEAVAIWMHWPHWGELPSFKNNGAIR